A region of the Pseudomonadota bacterium genome:
AAGGAAGACCTGTGAAAGGAATTGTCTGGAGTGTTAAGAACGGCCTTTCTAAAGATGCACCTATCTCACCCATCCCCTCATCAAGGGCTTTTGTTTTGTCCCGTAATTCTTCCATGCTATCGAGCGGGATAACACCGTAGACAGGCATAGGGAATTCGTAGATAGTTTTACCATTTTTTGATATTGTAATCCCTCCCTGAATCTCTATAAGCCTGTTGACAGCCTCTTTCATGTCCGATTCATTACTTCCTATGGTAAGAATATTTGTAGTATCCCATATAAGGGTTGTTGCCAATGCTCCGGATTTAATGCCTGTCCCTTTTATAAAACCCTTTCCAATGCGATGTCTATCTCTCCTGTTGATGACAGCCACAGGTATAATGTCCATTTGAAGATTTTTTTCTAAAAAACCATCCTTCACTTCTGCCTTAAATGCTACCTCTTTCGTTATTGTTTGATTGGCTATTTCAATAACCCTTATTAAATCGGTTTTGGGGCTGGCTTTTATTTTGAAATCGTCCTCCTTGAACTTCTCCAGCTTAATTGAGTGCCTCATCTCCTCCGGATAATGATATGGCTTTATCGCCTTTGTGAAAACCCTATCTTTATAGAGAATTTCACCATTTACCATAACCTTCTCAATTGAGACATCTTCAAGATTTTTCAAGAAGAGGATATCGGCATACCTTAATGGGGCTATGGCGCCTAAGTGTCTCAACCCACTATAATCTGCCGGGTTTATTGTGACCATCTTTACGGCTTCTATGGGAGGGATGCCGTATTGAATGGCTCTTTTGACTACCGAATCCATATACCCCTCCTCATAGAGCATTACCGCATCAAAGACATCTGAAACCAGCATAATCCTTCTTTTATCCACATCCATGTCTTTCAATCTGGACAGTTCCTTAAGCTCCCTTCTCACAAAGCCTTCCCTGATCATAATGTAAAGACCAGATCTAAGTTTCTCCAACACCTCATCTATTGTGACGGATTCATGGCAGGATGTTATACCGGTAAGGACGTATTCGGTCAGTCTTTTTCCTCTTGCTCCAGCCGAGTGACCATCAAGCCTTTTATTCAACGACATAGCCAATACTGCCTGTTTCAGTACCCTATCATCCCCCTCAACCAATCTTGTCCAGTAACCCTCTCCAATGCCAAGAAAATCTTCTCTTCTAAGTAATTTTGAAAATTCCTTCAGGCTTAGCCCCAAACAACTCTCCATCTGAGGGAATGGAGGTGTTAAGGGGGGTGCAACAAAGTAACATCTCAGGGGGTATCCCTTTGTGCTTTCTATGAACGATTTCACGCCTTCCATTCCACAGGCACATGCAGCCATTGCACACTCAGTAATTATTGTTGTTGTTCCGCCTTTTATTGCGTAAGGAACAAGTTCGAAGAATGGATACATGCTGTCCAGATGTGTGTGCGCGTCTATAAAACCAGGACAGAGATACTGACCATCGGCATCTATTACTTTTGCATCACCATATGAAGAGCCATTATCCTCCTCGATCGATGCAATAAAGCCACCCTTGATAACTATCACAAGATTATCATCTATGCTATTGGTGAATACATTTATAAGCCTCCCATTCCTTATAATAAGGTCCGGTGGGGTTAGTCCTTTTACAACATTGAGTAAGTCTTTTAATATTTCTTTTTGCATGATTTTATCCTTATTTTTAATTAGCTTTTTTATTTAACACAAAAGCCGTAGGTTTGTAAAATCCCAAATAGTAGTGCAGTGTGCTTAAGAATGAAAGATGAATTGAAAAATGATCATGTTTTCTAATACCATTTTGCAATCTTCCAGCAACAGATAGGAAGGAAACCCTTCTCTTGAATGAGCATCGATAAATTCTTGGGTAACCCCTCATGACGAAAGTGAACGTTCCCCAGCTTTAGCAGGGGACGATGGGCAGGCATGTCCTTCAGCGGGTAGTCTTAAGCCCTTGTCCATCGAGTGAACTTGAGTCACAGAAAGGGTAAGAGTTTTGAGTTGGCGAATGGAAAAGATGGTTTCCTTAAAAGCAATAATGTATCCGATAGATCGCAAAATGGTATAAGGAGACACTCAAGAAAAAGTAGAAGACAGGCTAAAAGCTGCTTTAATCGCCTATAATAACCTTATTTTTAATTTACGCCGAACTCCGAACTGTATTTATGGTGCCGAAGGCGGGACTTGAACCCGCACGGGTTTCCCCGCCACCCCCTCAAGATGGTGTGTCTACCAAATTCCACCA
Encoded here:
- a CDS encoding amidohydrolase family protein — translated: MQKEILKDLLNVVKGLTPPDLIIRNGRLINVFTNSIDDNLVIVIKGGFIASIEEDNGSSYGDAKVIDADGQYLCPGFIDAHTHLDSMYPFFELVPYAIKGGTTTIITECAMAACACGMEGVKSFIESTKGYPLRCYFVAPPLTPPFPQMESCLGLSLKEFSKLLRREDFLGIGEGYWTRLVEGDDRVLKQAVLAMSLNKRLDGHSAGARGKRLTEYVLTGITSCHESVTIDEVLEKLRSGLYIMIREGFVRRELKELSRLKDMDVDKRRIMLVSDVFDAVMLYEEGYMDSVVKRAIQYGIPPIEAVKMVTINPADYSGLRHLGAIAPLRYADILFLKNLEDVSIEKVMVNGEILYKDRVFTKAIKPYHYPEEMRHSIKLEKFKEDDFKIKASPKTDLIRVIEIANQTITKEVAFKAEVKDGFLEKNLQMDIIPVAVINRRDRHRIGKGFIKGTGIKSGALATTLIWDTTNILTIGSNESDMKEAVNRLIEIQGGITISKNGKTIYEFPMPVYGVIPLDSMEELRDKTKALDEGMGEIGASLERPFLTLQTIPFTGLP